A single Marinitoga aeolica DNA region contains:
- a CDS encoding LysE family translocator: protein MDWLAFLSFTFVAVITPGPNNILSMANSNKFGYKKTIPFLLGVTVGFGFLVLFSGLFNKVLFEIMPKIRVVIGIIGFIYMLYLAYVLLKSSNHSNEKEEVLSSASFKTGVIMQYINPKAILFSITVTGNFIVPAYDSVFMLVIMSIFLGVVAYFGTSAWALMGSILKMFLSKYEKVFNVIMSLLLVYTAISILSSVFH, encoded by the coding sequence ATGGATTGGTTAGCTTTTTTGTCTTTTACTTTTGTAGCTGTAATTACACCAGGTCCTAATAATATTCTTTCAATGGCAAATTCTAATAAATTTGGATATAAAAAAACTATACCTTTTTTATTAGGAGTTACAGTAGGGTTTGGATTTTTAGTTTTGTTTAGCGGTTTGTTTAATAAAGTGTTGTTTGAGATAATGCCTAAAATCCGCGTTGTTATAGGTATTATAGGTTTTATATATATGCTTTATTTAGCGTATGTTTTATTAAAAAGTTCAAATCATAGTAATGAAAAAGAAGAAGTTTTGAGTTCCGCATCTTTTAAAACAGGAGTTATAATGCAATATATAAATCCCAAGGCAATATTATTTTCTATTACTGTCACTGGTAATTTTATAGTTCCAGCCTATGATTCTGTTTTTATGCTGGTCATTATGTCTATTTTTTTAGGAGTTGTAGCTTATTTTGGAACATCAGCTTGGGCTTTAATGGGAAGTATTTTAAAAATGTTCTTATCTAAATATGAAAAAGTTTTTAATGTAATAATGTCTCTTTTATTGGTATATACAGCTATATCAATATTAAGTTCTGTATTTCATTAA
- a CDS encoding magnesium transporter CorA family protein, translated as MVKFYSRVEHKLVEAKSFSQDALIKVVNPSADEIHMLSSLLNFDPDFITDSLDEDERARIEIDEDTILLILKVPMRNEEDEKIPYKTVSLGIIIGKNYILLSMKQEIDFIEKMIETSLLNPHKKSKMIFQIFFKNAKLFLDYLKEINKTIDLVEEELHKSMKNNELETLMYLEKSLVYFTTSLRSNEIMMEKLLKGKVLELYEDDEELLEDTLIENRQAIEVTNIYSNILSGMMDAYASVISNNLNIVMKILTVVTILLQVPTILTSFYGMNVKLPFQQNPLIYVNIIISSIVIMIMTYLWFKGKKWL; from the coding sequence ATGGTAAAATTTTATAGCAGAGTAGAACACAAACTAGTGGAGGCAAAAAGCTTTTCTCAAGATGCACTTATAAAGGTAGTAAATCCATCGGCAGATGAGATTCATATGCTTTCAAGTTTATTAAATTTCGACCCTGATTTTATAACTGATTCTCTGGACGAAGATGAAAGAGCACGTATAGAAATTGATGAAGATACAATTTTATTAATTTTAAAGGTTCCTATGAGAAATGAAGAAGACGAAAAAATCCCTTATAAAACCGTTTCATTAGGTATAATTATTGGGAAAAATTATATATTATTATCCATGAAGCAGGAAATTGATTTTATAGAAAAAATGATAGAAACAAGTTTGTTAAATCCACACAAAAAAAGCAAGATGATTTTCCAAATATTTTTTAAAAATGCCAAGTTATTTCTTGATTATTTGAAAGAAATTAATAAAACCATAGATTTAGTAGAAGAAGAGTTGCATAAATCCATGAAAAATAATGAGCTTGAAACATTAATGTATCTTGAGAAAAGTTTAGTGTACTTCACTACATCTTTAAGATCAAACGAAATTATGATGGAAAAGCTGTTAAAAGGTAAAGTATTAGAACTTTATGAAGATGATGAAGAGCTATTAGAAGATACTTTGATTGAAAATAGACAGGCAATCGAAGTGACGAATATATATAGCAATATTTTATCTGGTATGATGGATGCTTATGCATCTGTTATTTCAAATAATTTGAATATTGTCATGAAAATATTAACAGTTGTTACCATCCTACTTCAAGTTCCTACAATATTAACAAGCTTTTATGGAATGAATGTAAAACTCCCGTTTCAACAAAATCCTTTGATATATGTAAATATTATTATATCTTCAATAGTAATTATGATAATGACTTACTTATGGTTTAAAGGGAAAAAATGGCTTTAA
- a CDS encoding metal ABC transporter permease, translating into MIELLSYDFMIYAILAAILASFSASLLSNYIVLKKMEFIGEGAAHTAFGGIALAILLDLNIDLISIITAILFGMVIYFISKKEKVNENSVIGMLLSFSMALGVIFLYLKPGYTPELTSYLFGDILMVNADDVKILSIVSITILLFIILFNKELKYYSYNPRMAKNFGVPINLINFIFLIIVSIVVVTSVKIIGIILVTSLLITPGVIGKLFAKSLNQMILISSLSGIFSGFFGIIIAYLFNIPPGPSIVVTLFSLFLISYLINYIKNKTFVKKHS; encoded by the coding sequence ATGATTGAACTATTATCATATGATTTTATGATTTACGCCATATTAGCAGCAATTTTAGCAAGTTTCAGCGCTTCTTTGCTTTCCAACTACATTGTTTTAAAGAAAATGGAATTTATTGGAGAAGGTGCTGCCCATACTGCATTTGGCGGTATTGCTTTAGCTATCTTGCTTGATTTAAATATTGATTTAATAAGCATTATAACAGCTATATTATTTGGTATGGTGATTTATTTCATCAGTAAAAAAGAAAAAGTAAATGAAAATAGTGTAATTGGAATGTTACTATCATTTTCAATGGCTTTAGGTGTTATATTTTTATATTTAAAACCTGGATACACACCAGAACTTACAAGTTATTTATTTGGTGATATTTTAATGGTTAATGCTGACGATGTAAAAATTTTAAGCATTGTTTCTATAACTATTCTTTTGTTTATAATTCTATTTAATAAAGAACTAAAATATTATTCTTATAATCCCAGAATGGCAAAAAACTTTGGTGTTCCCATTAATTTAATCAACTTTATATTTTTAATTATTGTATCTATAGTTGTAGTAACTTCAGTAAAAATTATAGGAATTATTTTAGTTACTTCATTGCTTATAACACCTGGAGTTATAGGAAAACTATTTGCAAAATCTTTAAATCAAATGATACTTATTTCAAGTCTATCTGGTATTTTCTCAGGTTTTTTTGGAATCATTATTGCGTATCTTTTTAATATTCCACCAGGTCCTTCTATTGTTGTTACATTATTTTCTTTATTTTTAATATCATATCTTATTAATTACATAAAAAACAAAACGTTTGTTAAAAAACATAGTTAA
- a CDS encoding metal ABC transporter ATP-binding protein yields MREKIISVKNLNYKVENNEILKFINFDIYKNDFVGIIGPNGAGKSTLIKILIGEIENYNGKIEIKGKIGYVPQKDEFDRSFPIRAYEVVLMGIYKNVGLFRKYKKEHYEKAKNIMKMLGIDYLYNRNVGKLSGGEYQRLSLARALISDPDILILDEPEAGVDSKAQIKIYGILEELNKKGMTIILVSHDISMVVKKANTVMCLNKTLHCHKNAIDMTSEDLRKIYSEELELLVHINKPIKVVSRND; encoded by the coding sequence ATGCGTGAAAAAATAATTTCTGTAAAAAATTTAAATTATAAAGTTGAAAACAATGAAATATTAAAATTTATCAATTTTGATATTTATAAAAACGATTTTGTTGGAATTATAGGGCCTAATGGAGCTGGAAAATCTACACTTATAAAAATATTAATAGGCGAAATTGAAAATTATAATGGCAAAATTGAAATAAAAGGGAAAATTGGATATGTCCCTCAAAAAGATGAATTCGATAGATCTTTTCCTATAAGAGCTTACGAAGTTGTTTTAATGGGAATTTATAAAAATGTTGGCTTATTTAGAAAATATAAGAAAGAACATTATGAAAAGGCAAAAAATATAATGAAAATGCTTGGAATAGACTATCTGTATAACAGAAATGTTGGGAAACTTTCAGGTGGAGAATATCAAAGATTAAGTCTTGCAAGAGCTTTAATTAGTGATCCAGATATTTTAATCCTTGATGAACCAGAAGCTGGTGTAGATAGCAAAGCCCAAATAAAAATATACGGTATTTTAGAAGAACTTAATAAAAAAGGTATGACAATAATTCTGGTAAGTCACGATATATCAATGGTAGTAAAAAAAGCCAATACCGTTATGTGCCTAAATAAAACACTTCATTGCCATAAAAATGCTATTGATATGACAAGTGAAGATTTAAGAAAGATATACTCAGAAGAATTAGAACTTTTAGTACATATAAATAAACCAATAAAAGTGGTGAGCAGAAATGATTGA
- a CDS encoding Fur family transcriptional regulator, producing MKLTKTRREILKLYDKIDYPLNAEEIYNLLNGEYDLSTIYRNLNFFEKEHILKSIVFSDKITYYYKPKGHAHFIYCIKCKKFESLNLCFEKQYKAYIENNMNFKITDHILYFEGICSDCQKKEGGKNA from the coding sequence ATGAAATTGACAAAAACAAGAAGAGAAATATTAAAACTATACGATAAAATTGATTATCCTTTAAATGCCGAAGAAATATATAATCTTTTAAATGGAGAATATGATCTATCAACTATATATAGAAATTTAAATTTCTTTGAAAAGGAGCATATATTAAAATCCATAGTTTTTTCAGACAAAATAACCTATTATTATAAACCGAAGGGGCATGCTCATTTTATATATTGCATAAAATGCAAAAAGTTTGAAAGTTTAAATTTGTGTTTTGAAAAGCAATATAAAGCTTATATTGAAAACAACATGAATTTTAAGATAACAGACCATATTTTATATTTTGAAGGTATATGTAGTGATTGCCAAAAAAAAGAAGGTGGAAAAAATGCGTGA
- a CDS encoding metal ABC transporter substrate-binding protein, translated as MKKVILMISLVIIGIIGYSINISVSIYPYYLILKDIVDKEDMIHVIVPSGKSPHTYSLSSKDLINVYKSDLVIFNGLNSEIFINKIKSNLERKNIPFIYAANFIPKEELIGSSQDKHTNYNPHIWLNPYFVYNYIIPGILNKLIGVNPEKKEIYKTNAEILIDKLKFLDAYLLLKSREINGSIITFHNSFPYFAKRYNISIAGVIENSPGVEPSISEMRKLADLAKENKVKALFSEPQLNKKLAEKLAKTLKINLGELDPLGNNYKTIDELYLMNFLNILNTTR; from the coding sequence ATGAAAAAGGTTATTTTAATGATATCTCTTGTAATTATTGGAATTATCGGTTATTCCATAAATATTTCTGTTTCTATTTATCCATATTATTTGATTTTAAAAGACATTGTTGATAAAGAAGATATGATACATGTTATAGTTCCTTCGGGGAAAAGCCCACATACCTATTCTTTATCTTCAAAAGATCTCATAAATGTTTATAAAAGTGATTTAGTTATTTTTAATGGATTAAATTCTGAAATATTCATAAATAAAATCAAATCAAATTTAGAAAGAAAAAACATCCCTTTTATTTATGCCGCTAATTTTATTCCAAAAGAAGAATTAATAGGTTCTTCTCAAGATAAACATACAAATTATAATCCCCATATATGGTTAAACCCATATTTTGTTTATAATTATATAATTCCTGGAATTTTAAATAAATTAATTGGGGTTAATCCTGAAAAAAAAGAGATCTATAAAACAAATGCAGAAATATTAATCGACAAATTGAAATTTTTAGATGCATATTTACTATTAAAATCCAGAGAGATTAATGGAAGTATTATTACTTTCCATAATTCATTTCCATATTTCGCAAAAAGATATAATATTTCAATTGCAGGGGTAATTGAAAATTCCCCCGGTGTAGAACCTTCAATTTCAGAAATGAGAAAATTAGCAGATTTAGCAAAAGAAAACAAAGTAAAGGCTTTATTTTCCGAACCACAATTAAATAAAAAATTAGCAGAAAAATTGGCAAAAACTCTAAAAATAAATTTAGGCGAATTGGACCCTTTAGGAAATAATTATAAAACAATAGATGAATTGTACTTGATGAATTTTCTAAATATTTTAAACACAACAAGGTGA
- the folK gene encoding 2-amino-4-hydroxy-6-hydroxymethyldihydropteridine diphosphokinase, whose protein sequence is MLSAIALGSNVGNRLNNIKRAIELLSKYVEIIKISNIYETEPWGYTEQDTFLNACVLINTELEPYELLKICKNIEKDLKRKQRFKWGPREIDLDIIYYGDLVLEKDDLNIPHKHMFERDFVIVPLNDISPDWKHPIFNKTIKERYDEIDKSKIKRYEKES, encoded by the coding sequence ATATTAAGTGCAATTGCATTAGGCTCCAATGTAGGAAATAGATTAAATAATATAAAAAGAGCTATTGAATTATTATCAAAATACGTAGAAATAATAAAAATATCAAACATATACGAGACAGAACCATGGGGATATACAGAACAAGATACTTTTTTAAATGCTTGTGTTTTAATAAACACAGAATTAGAACCATATGAATTATTAAAAATATGCAAGAATATTGAAAAAGATCTTAAAAGAAAACAAAGATTTAAATGGGGGCCAAGAGAAATAGACTTGGATATTATATATTATGGAGATTTAGTTTTAGAAAAAGACGATTTAAATATTCCTCATAAGCATATGTTTGAAAGAGATTTTGTTATTGTCCCACTTAATGATATTTCTCCAGATTGGAAACATCCTATATTTAATAAAACAATTAAAGAACGATATGATGAAATAGATAAAAGTAAAATAAAAAGATATGAAAAGGAGTCTTAA
- the folP gene encoding dihydropteroate synthase: MVRLRMLEDIDLEKEIQVDPASIPIFNSKMRHYYILIEDIDVTSANIIKQEMLSRGGDVAIHKYAINHKIDKTNILLIGTKKQYDLLIKKLMSMNYWDIPKVRNALEKLFKNIKKKKWEYSISDNRKLILGENSKIMGILNVTPDSFHAPSRIKSVDQAIENAKKMIEEGAEILDIGAESTRPGSESVELKEEIERIIPVIKALRKEFPEIVLSIDTYKSQVAKKAIENGVDIINDISGMQFDKNMVHVVAESKLPIVIMHIKGTPKDMQKNPYYENCISELLEYFEERIDYAHKHGVEQIIIDPGFGFGKRVQDNLNLSYNISEFRVLGYPILMGHSRKSTIGHVLNLPDTKDRLEGTLALTSYYALNDVEIIRVHDVKENYRTAKMIEALRGYKKY; encoded by the coding sequence ATGGTAAGATTAAGAATGCTTGAAGATATTGACCTGGAAAAAGAAATCCAGGTTGATCCTGCAAGTATCCCTATTTTCAATTCTAAAATGAGACATTATTATATCTTAATTGAAGATATTGATGTTACAAGCGCCAATATAATTAAGCAGGAAATGTTATCTCGTGGTGGAGATGTAGCTATTCATAAATACGCTATTAATCATAAAATAGATAAAACAAATATATTATTAATAGGAACTAAAAAACAATATGATTTATTAATAAAAAAATTAATGAGTATGAATTATTGGGATATACCAAAGGTTAGAAACGCTCTCGAAAAATTATTCAAAAACATAAAAAAGAAAAAATGGGAATACTCTATTAGCGATAATAGAAAATTGATTTTAGGTGAAAATTCAAAAATAATGGGTATTTTAAATGTAACTCCAGATTCTTTTCATGCTCCAAGCAGAATAAAAAGTGTTGATCAGGCTATAGAAAACGCTAAAAAAATGATTGAAGAAGGTGCTGAAATACTTGATATCGGTGCTGAATCAACAAGACCTGGTTCTGAAAGTGTGGAATTAAAAGAAGAAATTGAAAGGATTATACCTGTTATTAAAGCTTTAAGAAAAGAGTTTCCAGAAATTGTTTTAAGTATTGACACCTATAAATCTCAGGTTGCAAAAAAAGCCATTGAAAATGGTGTGGATATAATTAATGATATTTCTGGAATGCAATTTGACAAGAATATGGTTCATGTAGTCGCAGAATCAAAATTACCTATAGTTATAATGCATATAAAAGGAACTCCAAAAGATATGCAAAAGAATCCATATTATGAAAATTGTATAAGTGAATTATTAGAATATTTTGAAGAAAGAATAGATTATGCACATAAACACGGTGTAGAACAAATAATCATAGATCCTGGATTTGGATTTGGAAAAAGAGTTCAGGATAATTTAAATTTAAGTTACAATATTTCTGAATTTAGAGTTCTTGGTTACCCAATATTAATGGGACACTCAAGAAAAAGCACGATTGGTCATGTTTTAAATCTACCAGATACAAAGGATAGGTTAGAAGGAACTTTAGCTTTAACTTCATACTATGCTTTAAATGATGTAGAAATCATAAGAGTACATGATGTAAAAGAAAATTATAGAACAGCGAAAATGATTGAAGCATTAAGGGGGTATAAAAAATATTAA
- the folE2 gene encoding GTP cyclohydrolase FolE2 has protein sequence MKDVQSELDNRGIYIHGVGISDLEYPIIFDNNHTIGNFTMLVDLDENVRGTHMSRFVEILNKYHNNLSEEKLLEMSKDLKRALEAKKSYIKVSFPYFSLRKAPITKLESYTKCDITYEIIDEEMRLYLAIPIITLCPCSKAISNYGAHNQRALVEIGLKLREEVKITDIAKYVEKSSSGMVFSLLKREDEKYVTEHMYDNPHFVEDVVRDLSLFLEKDSRVEGYKIKVISYESIHNHNAFSEREGKAW, from the coding sequence TTGAAAGACGTTCAATCAGAATTAGATAATAGAGGAATATATATTCATGGTGTTGGAATTTCAGATTTAGAGTATCCTATAATATTTGATAATAATCATACCATAGGTAATTTTACAATGCTCGTTGATCTAGATGAAAACGTTAGAGGAACGCATATGAGTAGATTTGTTGAAATATTAAATAAATACCATAATAATCTTTCTGAAGAAAAGTTATTAGAAATGAGCAAAGATTTAAAGAGAGCTTTAGAAGCTAAAAAATCTTATATAAAAGTTTCTTTTCCTTATTTTTCATTGAGAAAAGCTCCTATTACAAAATTGGAAAGTTATACTAAATGCGATATTACATATGAGATTATAGATGAAGAAATGAGATTATATCTTGCGATACCTATTATAACTCTTTGCCCGTGTTCAAAAGCTATTTCCAATTATGGTGCTCATAATCAAAGGGCTTTAGTTGAAATTGGTCTTAAATTAAGAGAAGAAGTAAAAATTACAGATATTGCTAAATATGTTGAAAAATCATCCAGCGGGATGGTATTTTCTCTTTTAAAAAGAGAAGATGAAAAATATGTAACTGAGCATATGTATGATAACCCACATTTTGTGGAAGATGTTGTTAGAGATTTAAGTTTATTTTTAGAAAAAGATAGTAGAGTTGAAGGATATAAAATAAAAGTAATTAGTTACGAAAGCATACATAACCATAATGCTTTTTCTGAAAGAGAGGGAAAGGCATGGTAA
- the queD gene encoding 6-carboxytetrahydropterin synthase QueD, whose amino-acid sequence MLVKRIFNFAAAHNLVRYHGKCEALHGHNYRLEVTVEGTPNEEGMVIDFLELKKIVKDEVLNILDHSYINNIIEQPTAENISMWIWNKLEKKLKRDNCKLYEVALYETENNVVYYRGE is encoded by the coding sequence ATGTTAGTTAAAAGAATTTTTAACTTTGCTGCTGCTCATAACCTCGTTAGATATCATGGAAAATGTGAAGCTTTACATGGACATAATTATAGATTAGAAGTTACAGTAGAAGGTACTCCTAATGAAGAAGGGATGGTTATAGATTTTCTCGAATTAAAAAAAATTGTTAAAGATGAAGTATTAAATATTTTAGATCATTCATATATCAATAATATCATTGAACAACCAACTGCAGAAAATATTTCTATGTGGATATGGAATAAATTAGAAAAAAAATTAAAAAGAGATAATTGCAAATTATATGAAGTAGCACTATATGAAACAGAAAATAATGTGGTTTATTATAGGGGTGAATAA
- a CDS encoding IGHMBP2 family helicase, with product MGFLEELYDAIELEKEAEIRAMINEIKQYGKNREKIGRAINNLSGKYIGKEMGGLFLIKFGRKESIKTDISVGDVVLVSKGNPLKSDLTGSVTEVGNKYIIVAFSNKPPMWVQKSKNIRIDLYLNEVTFKRMQESILKLHYAEGKLKILKSIILGNKKPKLPKQINLDFFDKNLNSSQKEAVSKAVGSDDVFLIHGPPGTGKTRTLTEIILQEVKMGKRVLATADSNTATDNLLYNLVKYKDLKVCRLGHPTRIDEQLIHHSLYYIVENHSDYNKIDEIREKAIKLSEERDKYKKPTPQFRRGLTDEQIEKYALKDRGTRGIFPEDMKLMYNWLKLNKEVQKLFDNARKMEDDLIKKVLTESDVVVSTNGSAGIEELEKIRFDTVVIDEGSQATEPSCYIPIVHGEKIIMGGDHKQLPPTILNPKAEKILSKTLFEKLINKYPENSSILTIQYRMNDKIMQFSNKKFYYGILKSDKKVKNRILKIDTKDIPYPYNKILTETPIVFVDTSMIPEKFEIIKKGSTSKHNPLEAKIVIELSKILNERNIDFGIISPYKDQVKFLKEQIDGIINTVDGFQGKEKEVIIFSLTRSNEEGLIGFLTDERRLNVAITRAKSKLIIIGDIATISKYPLFKDFIDYIRINGKIIELDRHHDFFNLDN from the coding sequence ATGGGTTTTTTAGAGGAATTATACGATGCAATAGAGCTTGAAAAAGAGGCAGAAATTAGAGCAATGATAAATGAAATAAAGCAATATGGTAAAAATAGAGAAAAAATAGGACGAGCTATAAATAATTTAAGTGGAAAATATATTGGAAAAGAAATGGGAGGATTATTTTTAATCAAGTTTGGGAGAAAAGAGAGCATTAAAACAGATATTAGTGTTGGGGACGTAGTTTTAGTTAGTAAAGGTAATCCTTTAAAAAGCGATTTAACAGGTTCCGTCACAGAAGTGGGAAATAAATACATTATAGTTGCTTTTTCTAATAAACCACCTATGTGGGTACAAAAATCTAAAAATATAAGAATTGATTTATATTTAAATGAAGTTACTTTCAAACGCATGCAAGAATCTATTTTAAAACTTCATTATGCAGAAGGTAAATTAAAAATATTAAAGTCCATTATTTTAGGTAATAAAAAACCCAAACTCCCTAAACAAATAAATTTAGATTTTTTTGACAAAAATTTAAATTCATCTCAAAAAGAAGCTGTTTCAAAAGCTGTTGGAAGTGATGATGTTTTCTTAATACACGGACCACCTGGCACTGGAAAAACCAGAACTTTAACTGAAATTATTCTTCAAGAAGTTAAAATGGGAAAAAGAGTATTAGCCACAGCTGATTCTAATACTGCTACAGACAACTTATTATACAATCTTGTAAAATACAAAGACTTAAAAGTATGTAGATTGGGACATCCTACAAGAATTGATGAACAATTAATACATCATTCATTATATTATATAGTTGAAAATCATTCAGATTATAATAAAATTGACGAAATTAGAGAAAAAGCTATTAAGCTATCAGAAGAAAGAGATAAATATAAAAAGCCTACGCCACAATTTAGACGTGGATTAACAGATGAACAAATAGAAAAATACGCTTTAAAGGATCGAGGTACAAGAGGTATATTTCCTGAAGATATGAAATTAATGTATAATTGGCTTAAATTAAATAAAGAAGTGCAAAAATTATTTGATAACGCAAGAAAAATGGAAGATGATTTAATAAAAAAGGTTTTAACAGAAAGTGATGTTGTAGTTAGTACAAATGGTTCTGCTGGAATAGAAGAATTAGAAAAAATAAGATTTGATACTGTTGTTATAGATGAAGGTTCTCAGGCTACTGAACCTTCATGTTACATCCCTATAGTTCATGGTGAAAAAATCATTATGGGTGGGGATCATAAACAATTGCCTCCTACTATTTTAAATCCTAAAGCTGAAAAGATTTTATCAAAAACATTATTCGAAAAGTTGATTAATAAATATCCTGAAAATTCTTCTATTTTGACCATACAATATAGAATGAATGACAAAATCATGCAATTTTCTAATAAAAAATTCTATTATGGCATTTTGAAAAGCGATAAAAAGGTTAAAAACAGGATTCTGAAAATAGATACAAAAGACATACCATACCCATATAATAAAATATTAACCGAAACACCTATTGTTTTTGTTGATACTTCCATGATTCCAGAAAAATTTGAAATAATTAAAAAAGGTTCTACATCTAAACACAATCCTTTAGAAGCTAAAATCGTTATTGAACTCTCAAAAATTTTAAATGAAAGAAATATTGATTTTGGTATTATTTCACCTTATAAAGATCAGGTAAAATTTTTAAAAGAACAGATAGATGGAATCATAAATACTGTAGATGGATTTCAAGGAAAAGAAAAAGAAGTAATCATATTTTCTTTAACAAGAAGTAATGAAGAAGGATTAATTGGATTTCTAACTGACGAAAGAAGGTTAAATGTAGCAATTACAAGAGCTAAAAGTAAGTTAATAATTATTGGAGATATTGCTACTATATCAAAATATCCATTATTCAAAGATTTTATAGACTATATTAGAATCAACGGAAAAATCATTGAACTTGATAGACATCATGATTTTTTTAATTTGGATAATTAA
- a CDS encoding PD-(D/E)XK nuclease family protein: MTEYPEKSWSFSKDKLLTKCPRAYYYARFLMWGGWDKNAPERVRKAYRLTKLTTIEQFLGSMIHDYIANNITALKTQDIHTALNYIGKEFNKAVKSSYKMKKEWEQNPKNYIMFYSIYYKNRNLFEGNLGKDIKEKTKLLLQNYYNSRTLKDIQSGIRIIEIDRENNFTSFFVNNYKIYSIVDFMYEKNGNTYIVDWKTGKRSKDDEFQLKLYALYAYKNYNIDLNNVYLINEYLYEGDFEERKYTKEELLEVENYIKERIEIMEYYLKDKEKNIPKEEKTFPARPSKYNCKWCNFKEICPEYNENFISQI; the protein is encoded by the coding sequence ATGACAGAATATCCAGAAAAATCATGGTCTTTTTCTAAGGATAAATTATTAACAAAATGTCCAAGAGCATATTATTATGCAAGATTTTTAATGTGGGGTGGATGGGACAAAAATGCACCTGAGAGAGTAAGAAAGGCATATAGATTGACAAAATTAACTACAATTGAGCAATTTTTAGGTTCTATGATCCATGATTATATAGCTAATAACATAACAGCCTTAAAAACTCAGGACATACATACAGCATTAAATTACATTGGAAAAGAATTTAATAAAGCTGTAAAATCTTCGTATAAAATGAAGAAAGAATGGGAGCAAAATCCAAAAAATTATATAATGTTTTATTCTATTTATTATAAAAATAGAAATTTATTTGAAGGTAATCTTGGAAAAGATATAAAAGAAAAAACAAAATTATTACTTCAGAATTATTATAATTCCAGAACATTAAAAGATATACAAAGTGGAATAAGAATAATAGAAATAGATAGAGAAAACAATTTCACATCATTTTTTGTAAATAATTATAAAATATATTCTATTGTAGATTTTATGTATGAAAAAAATGGAAATACATATATAGTCGATTGGAAAACAGGTAAAAGATCCAAAGATGATGAATTTCAATTAAAATTATATGCATTATATGCCTATAAAAATTATAATATTGATTTAAACAATGTTTATTTAATTAACGAATATTTATATGAAGGAGATTTTGAAGAAAGAAAATATACAAAAGAAGAATTATTGGAAGTAGAGAATTATATAAAAGAAAGAATAGAAATAATGGAATATTATTTAAAAGATAAAGAGAAAAATATTCCAAAAGAAGAGAAAACTTTTCCAGCTCGTCCTTCTAAATATAATTGCAAATGGTGTAATTTTAAAGAAATTTGCCCGGAGTATAATGAAAATTTTATATCTCAAATTTAA
- the rbsD gene encoding D-ribose pyranase, translated as MKKTGIFNSEISAVVSSMGHTDKLTIVDMGFPIPENIKRIDLIVDEGLPSFEDVAKTILKELHIEKIIIAKESSEEFIDLVKCFCKNIEFVSHEELKKISNESKAIIRTGERKPYFNAIFVSGVIF; from the coding sequence ATGAAGAAAACGGGAATTTTTAATTCAGAAATTTCTGCGGTAGTATCTTCTATGGGACATACAGATAAATTAACAATTGTAGACATGGGATTTCCGATTCCTGAAAATATAAAAAGGATAGATTTAATTGTGGACGAAGGTCTTCCGTCTTTTGAAGATGTTGCAAAAACAATCTTGAAAGAATTACATATAGAAAAAATAATTATTGCAAAAGAATCAAGTGAAGAATTTATTGACTTAGTTAAATGTTTTTGTAAAAATATTGAATTTGTATCTCACGAAGAGCTTAAGAAAATATCTAATGAAAGTAAAGCAATTATTAGAACAGGAGAAAGGAAACCATATTTTAATGCCATTTTTGTTTCAGGAGTGATATTTTAA